Within the Papaver somniferum cultivar HN1 unplaced genomic scaffold, ASM357369v1 unplaced-scaffold_132, whole genome shotgun sequence genome, the region atacagaaaaccctaactatcaatctaccaaaatacacaaaaaaaaatacatgactaatcgATTTAATCAAAAATACACACAACCATAACTATCAATCTgccaaaacacacaaaaaaaagacatcattaatcgatttaaacaaaatacacaaaaccctaactttcaatCTACCAAACCCTAACAATAATAGCATCATCAATCGATTTAAACAAagaaaaaccaaaccctaatcatcatccaCAACTTGTAATCAGATCTGTCTGAAGAAAGAGAGAGAAGACGAGTGGATGTGAGATATTCTTCAGATCTGTCTGAAGGATAAAACCCATGTTCCAAATCACATAAAACCCATACGAAAATGAATATGGATGAAGAATTATACCTGAATATGATAACGATTCTAAACGAAGGTGATTTAAAGATGAAAGAGATGAAACGAGGGTGATTTGAAAGATGAATATGGATGAAGCAGATTTGAAAGAGATGAAACGAGGGTGATGATGGATAGAAATCAGTGGATTTGATGAGAAAGATGCAggagatatcaactagggtttggtTCTGTATCACCCATCTCTTATCTCGacaaagaaaatgagaagaaaatgagaaatgaaatttttttgtTATAAGTTGTCAAGGGCATTTTTGCCAATTCCAGCGACTCAGAGGTACTAGTGAGTGACTCGGGGACATGGAAGTGCCTGACTCTATAAGGCCCGAGTCAGGGGTTAACCTTGACTCAGATGCCGAGTCAGAGGTTGTAAAAAGTGCAAAACAAACAATCTGGCAGCTGACTCGGCGCGAGTCAGGGATTGACTCAGACCCAgatgccgagtcagctgcaaacaaacaaggtcttAGTCGGgttcaatgtagttaatatcggatatcggttcatctcggccgggaccgatacactggtacgattttatatcggggatattatcgttgaaatatcggtatatcggttctagatttagagactataattttatattaaacattttctccacacattttcggataagatataatagataacatcaattttatcaaaatacaaaagagtaactttagtaacttgcttcgagagctacatgcacctctactaccacctggaagactttcttcgccaaaattacccttaaactttatagaaaacgaccaataccgtctcatatcgggaaatgtaggaaaatttcgtatcgaccgatacaggcgatatttgaccgaaacggtcgatattcgaccgatacggccgatattatcgggcaaatatcgtatccccgatatccttcttatcgtatcgttctgggccgatatccgaaatatccccgatatatcggccgatacggccgatattaactacattggtcggGTTGTATTTTGATTGCTGTTTTATCGGGTTCATTATTATATTTGGGGAATTTGATTAGAAGAGTGACaactttctctttttcttgttGGAATTCCTTTTCCTTCCGATCTAAACAAACAAAAACCAGAAtaatataatataaaaacaaacaaatcagaaaaattcaatTTCAAAAGAAACGCAGTAGTATTTTGAGATTTGGGGGAAGATGAAGATCACAGCTCTGTTGGTATTGAATTGTAACGGAGTGAATCCATCTTCagcgtcttcatcatcatcatcaacagaacCAAATCCAATAATATTAGCAAACGCGTGTGATGTaagtcaatttgggtattttCAAAGAACTGGTGTTCGTGAATTCATTGTTTTTGTTGGTCGTACTCTTGCTAAACGTACTCCTCCTGGGCAACGTCAATCGGTTCAACACGAAGGTTTTCTGTTTACCCTAATTCACTTtgatcttcaatttttttttcaactttgttagggttttttagagattTGTATTTTCGTTAattattgtttttgttgttttgctCTGTGTAGAATACAAGGTGCATTCTTACAATAGGAATGGATTATGTGTCTTGGGATTTATGGATGATCATTACCCTGTCCGTAGTGCTTTCTCCCTTCTTAACAAGGTATGTACCTCTGCCCTAATTGGTTGTCTCAACTCGGCCATAATTCGATTTTTTCTTTAATTACACaatgtttttagaagaattgtTAGTAATCCACTCACGGAATTTTGGGAATAATGCTTAAGGATATCATGCAATGTTTAGTTCTTGGAATGTTTGTCTGCAGTTTGTTAGAAGAGTGTGTAATGGTCATGCAGACATGTTAGCTTAGTTATGTAGGATTATACACAAATAGGTCAATTGGCAATGATCAGTCTGAGGAAATTCTTCATAGGTTTTGGCTATTATTTGTATGATCTTAACAAAGCATCTTTACCGTATCTTTGGT harbors:
- the LOC113333072 gene encoding VAMP-like protein YKT61, translated to MKITALLVLNCNGVNPSSASSSSSSTEPNPIILANACDVSQFGYFQRTGVREFIVFVGRTLAKRTPPGQRQSVQHEEYKVHSYNRNGLCVLGFMDDHYPVRSAFSLLNKVLDEYEKDFADSWKTAKEDATQPWPYLTEALTKFQDPAEADKLLKIQRELDETKIILHKTIDSVLARGERLDSLVEKSSDLSAASQMFYKQAKKTNQCCTIL